From the genome of Luteibacter rhizovicinus DSM 16549:
GATCTGTCCAACGGTGCGGGAACGCGCTTCAGCAACAGCGGCGCGATCGCGGCGGTGTCGCCGTCCGCAGTGGCCGTGCGCGGGAGCGCAGGGAACGACACGGTGAGCATCACGGCCGGATCGATTCAAGGCGACATCGCCACGGGCGCCGGCATGGACGCCGTGAGCTGGAGCGGGGGGACGCTCAACGGCGGCATCACGATGGGCGATGGCGCGGACAACGCGGCGACCCTTGGCAAGGTCGATACATCGGGCACGTACCACGTCCTCGCCGGCACGGGCGGCGGCAACACGCTCACGTTCGACGGCACGCAGGCACGCGGTGGCTCGTTCGGTGCAGACGCGCTCGGCAAGGGCATCAACCTGGGCAACGGCTGGAATACGATCGCCTTCGCCAACGGTGCGGCCTTCACGCTTACCGACAACGTCCATCTCGCCAACAGCGATGTCACCATCGATCCGACCTCGACGCTGTTTGCCGGCGACAACGTGCACCCGGCGATCGCCGGTGCATCGCCGGGATCGGCCAACGTGAGCAACGCCGGCACCATCGACCTGACCCATGGCGCCGGATCACCGGGCAACAGCCTGGACATCGACGGCTCCTACGTTTCCAGTGGCGGTCGCATCCATCTCATCACCGATCTGAACGAGGGCGGCGCACTCGGCAGCCAGTCCACCGATCGTCTCCTGGTACGTGGCGATGCGGGCGGCGAAACGCGGCTCGACGTCACTCCCGCGGCAGCGAGCGTGGGGCGGCTCACCGACCTGGATGCGAACGGCTACATCGGCGCGAACGAGGGGATTTCCGTGGTGCAGGTGGCCGGTGCATCGACGGGTGGGGCTTTCCGTCTGAACGGTGGGTACCTTGCCGTCGGCCCTTGGCAGTACGGCCTGTATGCCTTCTCGCCGGGGAGTAGCGACGCGTCGCAGCGCGTCGTTGGCGGTGCCACGTCAGGCAACGCGTTCTGGGATTACCGGCTCGCGAATGTGCTGGTGTGCGACGGTGGATGCCCCGCGCCGACCACGATCACGCCGGCGGCGACCCCACCCGCTGGGACGCCCTACGTCGCGCCACCGCCGCCACCCGGCGCGACAGCGGGCTTCATGCCGACGGTCGACTCGCTGCCACCGGCCAACGCCAGGCCAGCCGTCGTTCCACAGGTGCCGGCGTATATCGTCTCGCCATCGGCACTCGCCCTGTACAGCTACCGCAATGTCGACAACCTTCACCGCCGGCTCGGCGAAGTGCGCGACATGGATGACATGGGGCAAGGGCTGGGTGCCGAGCCCTTCGTACGCGTCATGGGCGGCGACTACACCTATTCGACCAACCGTTCGTTCAAGCAATTCGGTTACGACTACGACGTGGATACCCGTGCGGTGCAGGTCGGCGCGAATATCTTCGCGCTGGATAGCGATGCTTCAGCCCTGCGTGCCGGCATCGCGTATACGCACGGCACGACAAGCCTCGACCCCAAGGCGGCAGACGGCCACAGCCACGCGCGGTTCTACGGGAACTCGATCGCCATGTTCGTCACCTGGCAGCGCGCCAGTGGCTTCTATGTCGACGTCGTCGCGTCGGGCGACCGGCAGCAAGGCGATGTCGACACGGCGCGTACGAAGAGCGTGGCTCGCGTGCATGCTGCCGGGTGGACCGGTTCCGTGGAGACCGGTTATCCGTGGCGCTTCGAGGGTGGCTGGGAACTCGAACCGCAGTTGCAGCTTTCACGGCAGAACATCAGTGTGCGGGACCAGGTGGACATCGATGGCGTGACGACGCACTACCAGCCGTTCGAGCAAACCATCGGCCGGGTCGGCGTGCGTTTCGATCGCACCTGGGTAAGCGATAGTGGCCGCAAGGCGACCCCGTATGTGCGGGTGAATTACATCCGTGGGTGGGGCGGGTCCACCAAGCTCGACGTCGGCGCGGAAGGGCTCGACGTCACGCAGCAGTTCACGGGCGGTAGCTTCGGCCGCATGGGTGAGATCGGCTTCGGCGGGACGGTGGGTTGGGCGAATCGGTTGTCCGTCTATGGCGAGGCCGATTGGCAGAAGAATCTTGGCGATGCCGGGGCGCGAGGGTGGGGCCTGAATCTGGGGGCGCGCTGGGAGTTCTGAGCCCGAAAGACTACCCATCCGCCGCCACGCGCGCGGTCAAAAAATCGATAAACGCACGCACGCGCAAAGGCACGAACCGGCTGTGCGGATAAAGCAGATTGAACGGCCGCGAGCGCCCCGCATACGTCGGCAGAAGTTCCACGAGCGTGCCCTCCGCGAGCTCGCGCTCCACGATGAACCGGTAGGTCTGGAACACCCCCGCACCGGCGCGTGCAAGCGTTACCCCGCCAAGAACGTCCTCGCCCACGGTGAACGCGCTCTCGGCCTCGAACTCGACGTCATCGCCGTCCTCGCGGAACAACCACGGAATGCGTCGCCCGCTGCTGGGCAGGTCGAACTGGATGCATTCCAGCGCGGCGAGGTCGGCAAGCGTTCGCGGCACTGCCCGGCGTTCCATGTAGGCAGGAGAGGCGATTACTACAAGCGCCGCGTCTTCGAGGTGGCGCACGATCATCGTCGAATCGGCCTGCGCGC
Proteins encoded in this window:
- a CDS encoding LysR family transcriptional regulator, producing MQRQFDDLMLGSIELFCLAGELGGFTAAATAAGVTPAAVSRSVARLEARLGVRLFVRTTRNIRLTEAGRVYLDQSRQALAQFAEAEQMATGQQGRAAGRLRISVPTTYAHYRLLPLLPAFHREHPDVLLDLHISNRNIAFADDAFDLAIRVRAQADSTMIVRHLEDAALVVIASPAYMERRAVPRTLADLAALECIQFDLPSSGRRIPWLFREDGDDVEFEAESAFTVGEDVLGGVTLARAGAGVFQTYRFIVERELAEGTLVELLPTYAGRSRPFNLLYPHSRFVPLRVRAFIDFLTARVAADG